A stretch of Cytophagales bacterium DNA encodes these proteins:
- a CDS encoding TonB-dependent receptor, translated as MRYLLLAIAFTFSLALHAQDTYEVSFVDVSLEEAVKEVAKKYQLKFSFDPKLLRQYRITKTIHTNKEKRLLDELLDGVPLHYKKAKNFILLIPDSTPPPEKIVGKVFDSGTGQVLSYAQVTTIDNANINDGTGAFSLKVPRDSMQITVTHLGYKPNTFWIKPDVQDINIELTPDIRVLPEFIFTDYSKDKTRGKFSSFFSINPKQVQYLPTVGEPDIFRSIQLLPGISASDDSNAGLVVRGSDPAQNHVILDGFTLYHLNHLFGLYSTFNPYVINQIDLYKSGFTARYGGRISSVVDATGKRGNKDGLKAGMGISLTSFNTYFESPINKKVSVIFGLRQSYQNFVKNNIYDRFLKENRVDLTQGSSLREGFESDPDFHFFDMNTKISANLGKNSNLDLNFYFSDDEFEGEIDVGGEFLGGEEFFILNDIANWSNLGFSLYWDKDWGQVSSTIGTSFSNFESNSAFIESYQFIGDFFEDSILFLPQVDTISGFDEERQVNNIEEFSVNWKNEIELNENNTLFIGTDFSSYYVESVYNIGFDDEVIYIEDSAQESSQFSTYAEYETNFNRFYVNLGLRYNHFEITDRNDWEPRLNAKYYFTDNLSLNFSWSRHHQYITRIADNPFANSDTQKWVMADDETFPTMQSTHWVAGLKYNQGKWSADLEFYHRETKNIFIPEIFFFTNSEVAVKEVDPQFEFPFDTIDFFFPAPTDYTVDGFTRGMDFFLKYKTDRFTSWLSYSLSESKNRSPIVNEGRDFNNSFDQRHEFNQVNLFKAGKWHFSSQFIYGSGRPYTAPKSLDIDEFFGIIYDIDQINTKRLPSYHRLDLSANYQFEFKKFGLEAGITLFNVYDRKNIRSRRYLPTTDYDFDRLEITTIDFRLLGFTPNLTLNFSF; from the coding sequence ATGAGATACTTGCTACTCGCCATAGCGTTTACTTTTTCGCTGGCCTTACACGCACAGGATACGTATGAAGTTTCCTTTGTGGATGTAAGTCTCGAGGAAGCTGTCAAAGAAGTAGCCAAAAAGTATCAACTCAAATTCTCATTCGACCCGAAACTACTACGGCAATACCGGATCACAAAAACGATCCATACCAATAAAGAAAAGCGATTGCTGGATGAGTTGCTCGACGGTGTACCATTACACTATAAAAAGGCCAAAAACTTCATCTTATTGATCCCTGATTCTACCCCTCCTCCTGAAAAGATTGTCGGAAAAGTGTTTGACAGTGGCACCGGACAGGTGTTATCCTATGCCCAGGTAACCACCATAGACAATGCTAATATTAATGACGGTACAGGAGCGTTTAGCCTAAAAGTCCCCAGGGATTCGATGCAGATCACAGTCACGCACCTCGGATACAAGCCGAATACTTTCTGGATTAAGCCGGATGTGCAAGACATTAATATCGAACTGACGCCTGACATTCGGGTACTTCCTGAATTCATCTTCACTGATTACTCGAAAGATAAAACCCGCGGTAAATTCAGTAGCTTCTTTTCCATCAACCCAAAGCAAGTACAATACCTTCCTACTGTCGGTGAGCCGGATATTTTCCGGTCGATACAGCTCCTGCCAGGCATTTCTGCGAGTGATGATTCCAACGCGGGGCTGGTGGTTCGTGGCAGCGATCCCGCCCAGAATCATGTGATCCTGGATGGTTTTACCCTGTACCACCTGAACCACCTTTTTGGGCTCTATTCTACCTTTAACCCCTATGTGATCAATCAAATAGATCTCTACAAAAGTGGATTCACAGCAAGGTATGGCGGCCGGATCTCTTCCGTAGTGGATGCAACTGGAAAACGAGGCAACAAAGACGGGCTCAAAGCAGGAATGGGCATTAGTCTTACAAGCTTCAATACCTATTTCGAATCCCCGATCAACAAGAAAGTCAGCGTCATTTTTGGATTGCGTCAATCCTACCAAAATTTCGTAAAGAATAATATTTACGACCGATTTCTGAAGGAAAACAGAGTGGACCTTACCCAAGGCAGTTCGCTCAGAGAAGGATTTGAATCCGATCCGGACTTCCATTTTTTCGATATGAATACCAAGATCTCGGCAAACCTTGGTAAAAACTCAAATCTAGATTTGAACTTCTATTTCAGTGATGATGAATTCGAAGGGGAAATTGACGTAGGAGGAGAATTTTTAGGAGGAGAAGAGTTTTTCATTTTAAATGATATCGCAAACTGGTCCAACCTGGGTTTTAGCTTGTATTGGGACAAAGACTGGGGGCAGGTCTCCTCTACCATCGGCACCAGCTTTTCTAACTTCGAAAGCAACTCCGCTTTTATTGAATCTTATCAGTTCATAGGAGACTTTTTTGAGGATAGCATTTTGTTCCTACCACAGGTAGATACCATCAGTGGGTTCGATGAAGAAAGACAGGTCAATAACATTGAAGAATTTTCAGTTAATTGGAAAAATGAAATTGAACTCAATGAGAACAATACACTCTTCATTGGAACGGACTTTTCCTCCTATTATGTTGAATCCGTCTATAATATTGGGTTTGATGATGAAGTGATCTATATAGAAGACTCGGCACAAGAATCCTCGCAATTCTCAACCTACGCAGAATACGAAACCAATTTTAACCGCTTTTACGTCAATCTGGGTCTGCGCTATAATCACTTTGAAATTACTGACAGAAATGACTGGGAACCACGCCTCAATGCAAAGTACTACTTCACCGATAATCTCTCGCTGAATTTTAGTTGGTCCCGACACCATCAATACATCACTCGAATTGCGGACAATCCTTTCGCGAATAGCGATACCCAAAAATGGGTGATGGCGGATGATGAGACTTTCCCGACCATGCAAAGTACCCATTGGGTAGCAGGGTTGAAATACAATCAAGGCAAATGGTCGGCGGATCTGGAGTTCTACCACAGGGAGACTAAAAATATTTTCATTCCGGAAATCTTTTTTTTCACCAATTCCGAAGTGGCCGTTAAAGAGGTTGACCCGCAATTTGAATTCCCTTTTGACACCATCGATTTTTTCTTTCCTGCTCCTACAGACTATACGGTAGATGGCTTTACCAGGGGAATGGACTTTTTCCTGAAATACAAAACGGACCGTTTCACTTCCTGGCTGAGTTACAGCTTGTCTGAGAGCAAAAACCGTAGCCCGATCGTGAACGAAGGCCGGGATTTCAACAATTCCTTTGATCAGCGTCATGAATTCAATCAGGTGAACTTATTTAAAGCCGGAAAATGGCATTTCTCCTCGCAATTCATCTATGGCTCGGGTAGGCCTTATACGGCTCCCAAATCCCTTGATATAGACGAATTTTTCGGAATTATCTATGACATTGATCAGATCAATACCAAACGTCTTCCTTCGTATCATCGACTAGACTTATCAGCGAATTACCAGTTTGAATTCAAAAAGTTTGGGCTAGAAGCGGGCATTACGCTTTTCAATGTTTACGATCGCAAAAACATTCGATCTCGACGTTACCTTCCTACCACCGATTATGATTTCGATCGATTGGAAATCACCACGATCGATTTCAGGTTGCTGGGGTTCACTCCTAACCTCACACTGAACTTCTCTTTCTAG
- a CDS encoding DUF3108 domain-containing protein produces the protein MNTLKTRLPLIGLMILISFGILANGNDTTAFRPFTEKEELNFKLSYGWFKIGKGLVRLSDDATEHYSVYAEGQTVGLLGIFANLDDKFYANVDTTTLKPLSSVRDIKDGRYWRHQENKFKHEDAQVHVDIIDYKDTSKNVNRDIEIPEPTFDILSSYLYLRSVDWSQRNVQDSVMVNTFYGKKIYNFGVEYAGQERIKFRGKKITTYKLYILFPNSTVFPEDKPVTVWITADENQLPLKISAKFGIGRATAELVGYKNLKVPREYF, from the coding sequence ATGAATACCTTGAAGACTCGACTGCCCCTCATTGGACTGATGATTTTGATCAGCTTTGGTATCCTGGCCAATGGCAATGACACCACTGCATTCAGGCCCTTCACTGAGAAAGAAGAACTGAACTTTAAATTGAGCTATGGCTGGTTCAAAATCGGAAAAGGTTTGGTACGACTTTCTGACGATGCTACTGAACACTATTCGGTCTATGCAGAAGGACAAACGGTGGGATTACTCGGCATCTTTGCCAACCTGGATGACAAGTTCTACGCTAATGTGGATACTACTACCTTAAAGCCACTATCGTCCGTAAGGGACATCAAAGACGGCAGGTATTGGCGACATCAGGAAAATAAATTCAAACATGAGGACGCTCAGGTACATGTCGATATCATCGACTATAAGGATACTTCAAAAAATGTCAATAGAGACATAGAAATCCCGGAGCCAACTTTCGACATTCTAAGCTCCTACCTTTATCTACGAAGTGTCGACTGGTCACAAAGAAATGTGCAGGACTCGGTGATGGTCAACACCTTCTATGGCAAGAAAATCTACAATTTCGGAGTAGAGTATGCAGGTCAGGAACGCATCAAATTCCGAGGAAAGAAGATCACGACTTACAAATTGTACATCCTTTTCCCTAACAGTACGGTTTTCCCTGAAGATAAGCCTGTGACTGTTTGGATAACGGCCGATGAAAATCAATTACCACTAAAAATCTCAGCCAAGTTTGGCATTGGTAGGGCTACGGCCGAATTGGTGGGGTACAAGAATTTGAAGGTACCAAGGGAATATTTTTAA
- a CDS encoding glycosyltransferase 87 family protein: MIGLVLRLVALFFVITAPDYVGYRLPIAECITSGKWLYCECAYNHTPLYPYLSALMNWFSGGHPLLQGFLITLPLGLGDALVPLVIFALFRKIGKESIAATAAMIYALNPIALIEVGIAHWDGFTTFFLLLSLFYMHEDKLFKSGLAAGFGVLLKQFPLAIVLFSFVRNWNFKKAFILGVITIGVVVLGFLPFILKCPETFVQNLLGHPLWKGAASTKVGIGTVKDLFEHLSIPGAKMVWLGLFVLIIGLPALKVNEHNYIYYVGLVMVTLAWFTFVTHRQLLVWSMPFVIMLTLERKQYIPFVLMFIGYAIRIIKPHWAFGLIHLGVGVYYYVAFLQTLLAKPQNTVTANE; encoded by the coding sequence ATGATCGGTCTTGTGCTAAGGTTAGTAGCACTATTTTTCGTGATCACCGCACCTGATTATGTGGGGTATCGCCTCCCGATTGCAGAATGTATCACATCTGGCAAATGGCTGTACTGTGAATGTGCCTATAACCACACGCCGCTCTATCCTTACCTGAGTGCGTTGATGAATTGGTTTTCCGGAGGACATCCACTTTTACAAGGCTTTTTGATCACCTTACCTCTAGGGCTCGGTGATGCGCTTGTTCCCCTGGTAATTTTTGCCCTGTTCAGAAAAATAGGAAAGGAAAGCATCGCGGCTACAGCTGCTATGATCTATGCGTTGAATCCCATTGCTCTGATTGAAGTTGGTATTGCACATTGGGATGGATTCACCACGTTTTTCTTGCTCCTTTCCCTGTTTTACATGCATGAAGACAAACTCTTCAAATCAGGATTGGCTGCAGGGTTTGGTGTACTCCTCAAACAATTCCCTCTGGCCATTGTCCTGTTCTCTTTTGTCAGGAACTGGAATTTCAAAAAAGCATTTATCCTCGGTGTGATCACCATTGGAGTGGTCGTACTTGGGTTTTTACCCTTTATTCTGAAGTGTCCGGAAACCTTCGTTCAAAATTTATTGGGACACCCACTTTGGAAAGGGGCTGCGAGCACCAAAGTAGGTATTGGGACAGTAAAAGATCTTTTTGAACATTTATCCATTCCAGGGGCTAAAATGGTCTGGCTCGGCTTGTTCGTTCTGATAATCGGTTTACCCGCTCTCAAAGTGAATGAACATAATTACATCTACTATGTAGGCCTGGTCATGGTCACATTGGCGTGGTTCACCTTTGTCACCCATCGACAGCTATTGGTTTGGTCCATGCCATTTGTCATCATGCTCACGCTGGAGCGCAAACAATACATCCCCTTCGTATTGATGTTCATCGGGTATGCAATTCGCATCATCAAACCACATTGGGCATTTGGCCTGATCCATCTGGGAGTAGGCGTCTATTATTATGTTGCATTCCTGCAAACACTTTTAGCAAAACCTCAAAATACGGTCACTGCAAATGAGTAA
- a CDS encoding glycosyltransferase: MSKITFALGLGTFQRPKMLENTVISLTKIDLPENAEATLLLSDNDSEESARAVFEKYQDQFPFQARYLVVAERGIIHMRNRVLEEAIAMKVDYITFVDDDETVNTNWLTGMYETLLKYEADAVDGAVERVLPPETPKWIVKGRFLDWHSFPTGSIRQSGSTSNVIFKRKLVDEWGLRFHPALNFAGASDTFLFRQAALKGAKIVWLDDRLVKEYFPPSRVTREWILKRAYRRTNSKFIRKRLEYGYARAAATQFFNGVFQLVVGGLLSIITLPLGPMLRLHAQRIWMKGLGTFNGIFGGVYEEYRRTHGN, translated from the coding sequence ATGAGTAAAATCACATTCGCATTGGGATTAGGCACTTTCCAGCGGCCCAAAATGCTGGAGAATACGGTCATTTCATTGACTAAGATTGACTTGCCGGAAAATGCGGAAGCCACACTCCTGCTCTCCGACAATGATTCAGAGGAAAGCGCACGGGCTGTCTTCGAAAAGTACCAGGATCAGTTTCCATTCCAGGCCAGGTACCTCGTCGTTGCAGAACGGGGCATCATCCATATGCGCAATCGGGTTTTGGAAGAAGCCATCGCCATGAAAGTTGATTACATCACTTTTGTGGATGATGACGAAACCGTCAATACGAACTGGCTGACGGGCATGTATGAAACACTACTGAAGTACGAGGCAGATGCGGTGGACGGGGCTGTTGAGCGAGTATTACCTCCCGAAACACCTAAATGGATCGTGAAAGGCAGGTTCCTGGACTGGCATAGCTTTCCTACCGGATCGATCAGGCAATCTGGCAGTACAAGCAACGTGATCTTCAAGAGAAAATTGGTTGACGAATGGGGATTACGATTTCATCCGGCACTGAACTTTGCAGGGGCTTCGGATACTTTTCTATTTCGTCAGGCCGCGTTGAAAGGAGCAAAAATTGTCTGGCTCGATGATCGCCTGGTCAAAGAGTACTTCCCTCCTTCTCGCGTGACCCGAGAATGGATCTTGAAACGAGCTTATCGAAGAACCAACTCTAAATTCATACGGAAGCGATTGGAATACGGCTATGCACGAGCAGCTGCCACGCAATTTTTCAATGGGGTTTTCCAATTGGTTGTGGGCGGACTTTTATCGATCATCACCCTACCTCTGGGTCCAATGCTACGTTTGCATGCGCAACGAATCTGGATGAAGGGGTTAGGCACTTTTAACGGAATATTTGGTGGCGTTTATGAAGAATACAGAAGAACACACGGAAATTGA
- a CDS encoding class I SAM-dependent methyltransferase → MKNTEEHTEIEPDYCRICQNAENNTTHIAREMMYGLREEFEYFQCGECGCLQIAEFPEEMDAYYPQNYYSFQPKKMGAFEAFAKKEISLNTLKTTNPLGKLLRKAFPGHLLWLNEHCNVNFDSNILDVGCGQGNLLMEMHRYGFKNLTGVDPFIEKDINYSNGVTVLKKEIQEVKDTYDLIMLHHSLEHMPNQDAVFGKLRELLNPEGRIVIRVPVSDSAAWENYGINWVELDPPRHFFLHTKESMDLMAGRHGMKVYHRLYDSSAFEIIGSEKWKRDIPSNDPTPEDLQKEKTRYQKEVEQLNKEERGCRACFYLGR, encoded by the coding sequence ATGAAGAATACAGAAGAACACACGGAAATTGAACCAGACTATTGTCGCATTTGCCAAAATGCGGAAAACAATACCACGCACATCGCTCGCGAAATGATGTACGGGCTACGGGAAGAATTTGAGTACTTCCAGTGCGGGGAATGTGGCTGTCTCCAGATCGCTGAATTTCCCGAAGAGATGGACGCTTACTATCCACAAAATTATTATTCATTCCAGCCTAAAAAAATGGGGGCCTTTGAAGCTTTTGCAAAAAAAGAAATCTCCCTCAACACGCTCAAGACGACTAATCCACTTGGCAAGCTGTTGCGAAAAGCATTCCCAGGTCACTTATTGTGGCTCAATGAACACTGCAATGTGAATTTCGATTCTAACATTCTGGATGTCGGATGTGGTCAGGGTAATCTCCTCATGGAAATGCATCGATACGGTTTCAAGAACCTTACTGGAGTGGATCCCTTTATCGAAAAGGACATCAATTATTCCAATGGCGTAACCGTACTGAAGAAAGAAATCCAGGAAGTAAAAGACACCTACGACCTGATCATGTTGCACCATTCATTGGAGCACATGCCCAATCAGGATGCAGTGTTTGGAAAACTGCGAGAATTGCTCAATCCGGAGGGCAGAATTGTGATCCGTGTTCCTGTTTCCGATAGTGCTGCCTGGGAAAACTACGGCATCAACTGGGTGGAATTGGACCCTCCGCGTCATTTCTTCCTCCACACCAAGGAGAGTATGGACCTCATGGCTGGCCGACATGGCATGAAGGTGTATCATCGTTTGTATGATTCCAGTGCTTTCGAAATAATCGGTAGTGAAAAGTGGAAAAGGGATATTCCCTCCAATGATCCTACTCCTGAAGACCTGCAAAAAGAAAAAACCCGTTACCAAAAAGAAGTGGAGCAGCTGAATAAAGAGGAACGCGGTTGTCGGGCTTGCTTTTATTTGGGAAGGTAG
- a CDS encoding NAD-dependent epimerase/dehydratase family protein: MEYSLVTGGAGFVGAHVVRDLLAAGHNVIVLDDLSGGFEENIPEEAKFIKGSITDHELLEQLFNDHKIKYVYHLAAYAAEGLSHFIKRFNYNNNLIGSVNLINESIKHKVSCFVFTSSIAVYGALEPPMTEAMTPVPEDPYGIAKLAVEQELRVSHEMFGLDYVVFRPHNVYGEYQNLGDRYRNVVGIFMNQLMQDKPLTIFGDGSQTRAFTYVGDISPVIANCVNDPKAYGQVFNVGADKNYSVKDLATEVMTAMEIDGELRFTEARNEVLHAYSDHAKTKEYFGEYAKTSLAEGLKKMADWAKTVGINKSNKFENIEILEKLPPIWLED, encoded by the coding sequence ATGGAATATTCTTTGGTAACAGGTGGTGCTGGATTTGTCGGAGCACATGTAGTTCGGGACTTATTAGCCGCTGGCCACAATGTGATTGTATTGGACGACCTTTCAGGAGGTTTTGAGGAGAATATTCCAGAGGAAGCCAAATTCATCAAAGGTTCTATCACAGATCATGAGTTATTGGAGCAACTTTTCAATGATCACAAGATCAAATACGTCTATCACCTCGCTGCGTATGCCGCAGAAGGTTTGAGTCACTTCATCAAGCGATTCAATTACAACAACAACCTCATCGGTAGTGTCAACCTGATCAATGAGTCGATCAAGCACAAGGTATCGTGTTTCGTTTTTACTTCTTCCATCGCTGTATACGGCGCGCTGGAGCCTCCAATGACAGAAGCCATGACGCCAGTACCGGAAGATCCCTATGGTATCGCTAAACTGGCCGTAGAGCAGGAATTACGCGTTTCTCACGAAATGTTTGGATTGGATTACGTCGTATTCCGTCCTCACAACGTTTATGGTGAATATCAAAACCTTGGTGATCGCTATAGAAACGTAGTAGGTATCTTTATGAACCAACTCATGCAAGACAAGCCTTTGACCATCTTCGGTGATGGTTCACAAACCCGGGCATTTACTTACGTTGGAGACATTTCTCCTGTAATTGCCAATTGCGTGAATGATCCCAAGGCTTACGGGCAAGTATTCAATGTTGGAGCAGACAAGAACTATTCGGTAAAAGACCTGGCGACTGAAGTAATGACGGCCATGGAAATCGACGGAGAACTCCGATTTACTGAAGCCCGAAACGAAGTATTACACGCTTATTCTGATCACGCTAAGACGAAAGAATATTTTGGTGAGTATGCCAAAACCAGTCTGGCTGAAGGTTTGAAAAAGATGGCTGATTGGGCAAAAACCGTAGGCATCAACAAGAGTAACAAATTCGAAAACATTGAGATTTTAGAGAAGTTACCTCCGATTTGGTTGGAGGATTGA
- a CDS encoding glycosyltransferase, translating to MKILFTGNDDFNYNKTRILLNGLSENPKVEVIQYPLNKEGFSKEEFQKHAEEADYIYIGSMRHSDVRPVRKMTSTPIVFDPLISKYLTRTIDHGKWWTAPEKYYRDWIAFRNCDVIMMDTQGDIDWIVNKYNLDPANIFVLPIGVDTSIFKPAPGEANEKFTVGFHGGFIPLQGLDKIVETARVLKNEADINFDIVGAGSQYKKIRKLADGYQLENMQFRGWVNYDDINPIINAFDVCLGIFADSIKTDLVIPNKVYEYAALGKCIITKDTPAIKEVFTNGKDIQLTEASPEKMAEAILSMKADQEKRASIGKNAYDLIVNGYDPLHIGKTFVKNIEQWESSK from the coding sequence ATGAAGATTCTTTTTACCGGTAACGATGACTTCAATTATAACAAGACACGCATATTACTCAATGGGTTGTCGGAAAATCCAAAGGTAGAAGTCATTCAATATCCTTTGAACAAAGAGGGGTTTTCAAAGGAGGAGTTTCAAAAGCACGCCGAGGAAGCTGATTACATCTATATTGGTTCCATGCGACACAGCGATGTACGTCCGGTAAGGAAGATGACTTCAACTCCGATCGTATTCGACCCTTTGATCTCTAAATACCTGACCCGGACCATTGATCATGGTAAATGGTGGACTGCTCCTGAAAAGTATTACCGTGACTGGATTGCCTTTAGGAATTGTGACGTGATCATGATGGATACCCAGGGAGACATTGACTGGATTGTCAATAAGTATAACCTTGATCCAGCTAACATCTTTGTGTTACCCATCGGGGTTGATACTTCCATTTTTAAACCCGCGCCTGGAGAAGCCAATGAGAAGTTTACCGTAGGCTTTCACGGTGGGTTCATTCCTCTTCAAGGGTTAGATAAAATTGTCGAGACGGCACGTGTCTTGAAAAATGAAGCAGATATCAATTTTGATATCGTTGGGGCAGGGTCGCAGTATAAAAAGATCAGAAAACTGGCAGATGGTTATCAGTTAGAAAACATGCAATTCCGGGGTTGGGTGAATTACGATGACATCAATCCAATCATCAATGCTTTTGATGTGTGCCTCGGAATCTTTGCTGATTCGATCAAAACGGACCTGGTGATTCCTAACAAGGTCTATGAATATGCCGCACTAGGTAAGTGCATTATCACAAAGGATACTCCTGCGATCAAAGAAGTCTTTACCAACGGTAAAGACATTCAATTAACAGAGGCCTCTCCTGAAAAAATGGCAGAAGCCATCCTGTCCATGAAGGCAGATCAGGAGAAAAGAGCGAGCATTGGCAAGAACGCCTATGACCTCATTGTCAATGGCTATGATCCATTGCACATTGGTAAAACCTTTGTTAAGAATATCGAGCAATGGGAGTCTTCAAAATAA
- a CDS encoding glycosyltransferase family 4 protein, producing the protein MEILVISHKYPPSIGGMQKQCFELVKGLKKNNKVHHLIHEHGTSKLGFLIWVSFRARSILKRYPNIDLVYANDGLMAFFLTPLFWMTQKPIAVTIHGLDVVFPLGFYQKWVRKYLNRSAAVIAVSDGTTEEIKKRDVMPERVFTVKNGFDPDFKPLEPDVAFKAHLAKKLRVDFEGKKVLVSIGRSVKRKGFSWMVEHIIPQLEDVIYIIIGPTLGDHDTVRRTEKMLPGALWNTLVLLEGKPLDEITVHEKITELNLGDRVFHVSDLDNDEVAQTLMLADLFVMPNLSVPGDYEGFGLVALEAVMSGTLSVASRVDGIPSAITEDKNGILLEPGNVDLWLRTIKDLLADDGKRLALAEEYRNYTIENASSWENMATQYEQVFQKILVDS; encoded by the coding sequence ATGGAAATTCTGGTCATTTCACACAAATACCCACCTTCGATCGGAGGCATGCAAAAGCAGTGTTTTGAATTGGTGAAAGGCCTTAAGAAGAACAACAAAGTCCATCATCTCATCCATGAACACGGCACCTCCAAACTAGGCTTCCTGATATGGGTGAGCTTCAGGGCCAGAAGTATTTTGAAGCGTTATCCGAATATCGATTTGGTGTATGCCAATGACGGGTTAATGGCTTTCTTTCTCACGCCACTTTTCTGGATGACCCAAAAACCCATTGCTGTAACTATCCATGGACTTGATGTGGTTTTTCCACTGGGTTTTTATCAAAAGTGGGTTCGGAAATACTTGAACAGGAGTGCCGCAGTAATCGCGGTAAGCGATGGCACCACCGAAGAAATCAAGAAAAGGGATGTGATGCCGGAACGTGTTTTCACCGTGAAAAATGGTTTTGACCCTGATTTCAAACCATTGGAACCCGATGTTGCTTTCAAGGCTCATCTGGCAAAAAAGCTAAGAGTAGATTTTGAAGGGAAGAAAGTTTTAGTTTCTATCGGTCGCAGTGTGAAGCGCAAAGGATTTTCCTGGATGGTTGAACATATTATCCCTCAATTAGAAGATGTCATTTACATCATTATCGGTCCTACGCTGGGTGATCACGATACGGTTCGTAGGACGGAAAAAATGTTACCTGGTGCTTTATGGAATACCTTGGTGCTCTTAGAGGGAAAGCCGCTTGATGAAATCACAGTCCATGAAAAGATCACTGAATTGAATTTGGGTGATCGGGTATTTCATGTGTCGGACCTGGACAATGATGAAGTGGCTCAGACATTGATGTTAGCGGATCTATTTGTGATGCCGAACCTTTCCGTTCCCGGTGATTACGAAGGTTTTGGTTTGGTGGCATTGGAGGCAGTCATGTCTGGCACGTTGAGTGTTGCCTCCAGAGTGGATGGCATCCCTTCTGCCATAACAGAAGATAAAAACGGTATTTTGCTAGAGCCAGGCAATGTGGATCTGTGGTTGCGGACCATCAAAGATTTGCTGGCCGATGATGGGAAAAGGTTAGCTTTGGCCGAAGAATACCGAAATTATACCATTGAAAACGCTTCTTCCTGGGAAAATATGGCCACTCAATACGAGCAAGTCTTCCAAAAAATATTAGTCGACTCATGA
- a CDS encoding metal-dependent transcriptional regulator yields the protein MHSESTENYLKAVYSLQQRHDNFISTSELSGYLSINPASVSEMVKKMHEKELLEYKRSKGVKLTEVGERVALKIIRRHRLWETFLVERLEYSWDEVHDLAEQLEHINSHDLIDRIDKLLGFPKTDPHGEPIPDKDGVILPERQVLLSEMQTGGAGRLSIVHNQEPDFLRYFDEIGLKLGADIQIQKVNQFDGSVLLTCADNNCFVSQQVAQQVSVVPKS from the coding sequence ATGCATTCGGAAAGTACCGAGAATTACCTCAAAGCAGTATATAGCCTCCAGCAGCGGCACGATAATTTTATCAGTACCTCTGAATTGTCAGGGTACCTGAGTATTAATCCGGCTTCTGTATCTGAAATGGTGAAAAAGATGCATGAGAAGGAGCTGCTGGAGTACAAGCGGTCGAAAGGTGTAAAGCTGACGGAAGTAGGTGAGCGGGTGGCCTTGAAGATCATACGCCGGCACAGACTTTGGGAGACTTTCTTGGTAGAGCGACTGGAATACAGTTGGGACGAAGTGCACGACCTGGCAGAGCAACTGGAGCATATCAATTCCCACGACCTCATTGATCGGATTGATAAGCTATTGGGGTTTCCTAAAACGGATCCTCATGGTGAGCCAATTCCCGATAAGGACGGGGTAATTCTACCTGAACGTCAGGTATTGTTATCCGAGATGCAAACTGGCGGGGCTGGCCGACTAAGCATTGTTCACAATCAAGAACCTGATTTTTTACGCTACTTCGATGAAATCGGACTGAAACTCGGGGCAGATATTCAAATACAAAAAGTGAATCAATTCGACGGCTCTGTACTATTGACATGTGCAGACAATAATTGCTTTGTAAGTCAGCAAGTGGCCCAGCAGGTTTCCGTGGTTCCTAAATCCTGA